One region of Balaenoptera ricei isolate mBalRic1 chromosome 5, mBalRic1.hap2, whole genome shotgun sequence genomic DNA includes:
- the LOC132366755 gene encoding LOW QUALITY PROTEIN: transmembrane protein 135-like (The sequence of the model RefSeq protein was modified relative to this genomic sequence to represent the inferred CDS: substituted 1 base at 1 genomic stop codon) — MTTDRVYYEKKVRTDIGGLLVASTTSLPFSKTFLHGCKDGLKGFTFSALRFIVGKEEIPTHSYSPEVAYAKVEQKTEKHEEKPRGTNIIALVRKLVDSVCKHGPRYXRCKHYEDNCISYCIKVFIRMFSMGYLIQCCLRNSSAFRHLFTQPFRLLSLFYNKENFQLRAFLGSFVSIYKGTSCFLRWVRNLDDELHAIIAGFLVGISMMFYKSTISMYLASRLVETMYFKGIEAGKVPYFPHADTIIYSISTEICFQAAVMEVQTLRPSYWKFLLRLTKGRFAVMNRKVLDVFGTGASKHFQDFIPRLDPRYTTVTPELPIEFP, encoded by the coding sequence GGTCTATTACGAGAAGAAAGTGAGAACAGATATTGGGGGACTACTGGTAGCCTCTACCACTAGTCTACCCTTTAGCAAAACGTTTCTGCATGGGTGCAAAGACGGTTTGAAAGGATTTACATTCTCTGCACTTAGGTTCAttgttgggaaggaagaaattccCACACATTCTTATTCACCAGAGGTGGCATATGCAAAAGTGGAACAAAAGACTGAGAAACATGAGGAAAAACCAAGAGGAACGAATATAATTGCTCTAGTCAGGAAGCTTGTGGATTCAGTATGTAAGCATGGACCAAGGTATTGACGTTGCAAACACTATGAGGATAATTGCATCTCTTATTGCATTAAAGTTTTCATCAGAATGTTTAGCATGGGATACTTGATCCAGTGCTGCCTCCGGAATTCCTCTGCATTTAGGCATCTGTTTACACAGCCATTCCGGCTACTTTCTCTCTTCTACAATAAAGAAAACTTCCAGCTCAGAGCTTTTTTGGGCTCTTTTGTTAGTATATACAAGGGTACTAGTTGCTTCCTGCGCTGGGTCAGAAATCTGGATGATGAACTGCATGCCATTATAGCTGGGTTTTTGGTGGGAATATCAATGATGTTTTATAAAAGCACAATTTCCATGTATTTAGCTTCCAGATTGGTAGAGACAATGTATTTCAAAGGCATTGAAGCAGGAAAGGTTCCCTATTTTCCCCATGCAGACACTATCATCTATTCCATCTCTACAGAAATTTGCTTCCAGGCAGCTGTCATGGAAGTTCAGACCTTGAGACCATCTTACTGGAAGTTCCTTTTAAGGCTCACCAAGGGCAGATTTGCTGTCATGAACCGAAAAGTTCTTGATGTTTTTGGTACTGGTGCATCTAAACACTTTCAGGACTTCATCCCTAGGTTGGATCCAAGATATACAACTGTAACACCAGAATTGCCCATCGAGTTTCCTTGA